One window from the genome of Fulvivirga lutea encodes:
- a CDS encoding HamA C-terminal domain-containing protein, translating into MKKTIVDFEVLVDDFFLKILPESSLVPAEKKKLLSIINDYQDGKWRYGKFQSFVWDNITETSLSLKDRQALLDRSQSSLTEAAKRLRLTDLKKDQDGQGSELAEIVLYGIMKHNYNALPVVPKIFYKQNSQDNAKGADSVHIVIEDEDSFSLWFGEAKFYNSIEDERLYSIVNSVENSLQTEKLEKENSIITNVNDLKHYLKDNKTLYDKIVSFIRSGVSIDNLKPKLHIPILILHECSITKSSKELTDEYRYKIIELHKERAESYFKKQINKVGKSIFKYDEVHFHLILFPVAEKKPIIDSFVKNVQHYKEQAS; encoded by the coding sequence ATGAAAAAGACAATCGTAGATTTTGAAGTGCTGGTTGATGATTTTTTTCTTAAAATTCTTCCAGAATCCAGTTTAGTACCAGCCGAAAAGAAAAAACTACTGAGCATAATTAACGATTATCAGGACGGCAAATGGAGATACGGAAAGTTTCAATCTTTTGTATGGGATAATATCACCGAAACATCCTTATCGCTGAAGGATAGGCAAGCATTACTTGATCGATCTCAATCGAGCTTAACTGAAGCTGCAAAAAGACTTAGGTTAACAGATTTAAAAAAAGATCAAGATGGACAAGGGAGTGAATTGGCGGAGATAGTCCTTTATGGAATTATGAAGCATAATTATAATGCACTTCCCGTGGTTCCAAAAATCTTTTACAAACAAAACTCCCAAGACAATGCAAAAGGAGCCGATAGTGTTCATATCGTAATTGAGGATGAAGATTCATTTTCTCTATGGTTTGGAGAGGCCAAATTTTACAATAGCATTGAGGATGAAAGGCTCTACTCGATTGTGAATTCAGTTGAAAACTCACTTCAAACTGAAAAGTTGGAAAAGGAAAACAGCATCATTACTAATGTAAATGATCTAAAGCATTATCTAAAGGACAATAAAACGCTATATGATAAAATAGTTTCATTTATCCGAAGTGGCGTTTCAATTGATAATCTCAAACCTAAATTACACATACCTATTCTTATCCTGCATGAATGCTCAATAACAAAATCTTCTAAAGAGTTAACTGATGAATACCGATATAAAATAATCGAGTTACATAAAGAAAGGGCAGAATCTTATTTCAAGAAACAAATTAACAAGGTAGGCAAGTCTATTTTTAAGTATGATGAAGTTCACTTTCATCTAATACTATTCCCAGTAGCAGAGAAAAAACCGATTATTGATTCATTTGTCAAGAATGTTCAACATTATAAAGAACAAGCGTCTTAA
- a CDS encoding DUF2314 domain-containing protein has product MKKQLIKTFLLFGLVLLNNFGVAQTSNDASLSENAPTDKPHSIKNSEQLKRYEELIEPYVQQAKASLPDAKEKYLNGLKDGQAFFLTTRIYDANGNYEQIFVRVTNWGDSNITGTIANELNTVKNYSYGQLIKFPENAVLDWLITNPDGTEDGNYVGKFLDSLNASNNDQHNRYEMQGHSISVALPDDWLFTSLSGGAAFKAQSNCSGKEFCNNIVFTFIGNSTNSTEEEFGRMLVSQLPRQFQKYELHNQSDTTVNNIKYRVIDYSVVQPDGNYNSTSLIKSYKQRVVIINYTAKAKKKKSYKEDRDLFFSVIETIEIEE; this is encoded by the coding sequence ATGAAGAAACAATTGATTAAAACTTTTCTACTTTTTGGTCTAGTGTTATTGAACAACTTTGGCGTAGCACAGACATCGAATGACGCATCTTTATCTGAAAATGCACCAACCGATAAGCCTCATAGCATTAAAAACAGTGAGCAACTAAAAAGATATGAAGAGTTAATTGAACCGTATGTTCAGCAAGCTAAAGCCTCACTCCCTGATGCAAAGGAGAAATATTTAAATGGCTTGAAAGATGGTCAAGCATTTTTCTTAACAACTAGAATTTATGATGCAAATGGAAATTATGAACAAATCTTTGTTCGAGTAACAAATTGGGGAGATTCAAACATAACTGGCACCATTGCGAATGAGCTTAATACAGTAAAAAACTACTCTTATGGTCAACTTATTAAATTCCCTGAGAATGCTGTTTTGGATTGGTTGATAACAAATCCAGACGGAACTGAAGATGGAAATTATGTGGGTAAATTTTTAGATTCTTTAAATGCCTCTAACAACGACCAGCATAACAGATATGAAATGCAAGGTCACTCAATAAGTGTTGCACTTCCAGATGACTGGCTTTTCACTAGTTTATCTGGTGGCGCAGCATTCAAAGCTCAATCAAATTGTAGCGGCAAAGAATTCTGTAATAACATAGTTTTTACGTTTATTGGAAACTCAACAAACTCAACTGAAGAGGAATTCGGAAGAATGCTTGTATCACAACTTCCACGTCAATTTCAAAAGTATGAACTACATAATCAATCGGACACAACGGTAAATAATATCAAATACAGAGTTATTGACTATTCAGTGGTGCAACCAGATGGGAACTACAACTCAACATCACTTATAAAATCCTATAAACAACGTGTAGTAATCATCAATTATACTGCCAAAGCCAAGAAGAAAAAAAGCTACAAGGAGGACAGGGATCTGTTCTTTTCAGTAATTGAAACTATTGAAATTGAGGAGTAG